The following proteins come from a genomic window of Eubalaena glacialis isolate mEubGla1 chromosome X, mEubGla1.1.hap2.+ XY, whole genome shotgun sequence:
- the KDM5C gene encoding lysine-specific demethylase 5C isoform X4, which yields MEPGSDDFLPPPECPVFEPSWAEFRDPLGYIAKIRPIAEKSGICKIRPPADWQPPFAVEVDNFRFTPRIQRLNELEAQTRVKLNYLDQIAKFWEIQGSSLKIPNVERRILDLYSLSKIVVEEGGYEAICKDRRWARVAQRLNYPPGKNIGSLLRSHYERIVYPYEMYQSGANLVQCNTRPFDNEEKDKEYKPHSIPLRQSVQPSKFNSYGRRAKRLQPDPEPTEEDIEKNPELKKLQIYGAGPKMMGLGLMAKDKTLRKKDKEGPECPPTIVVKEESGGDVKVESPSPKTFLESKEELSHSPEPCTKMTMRLRRNHSNAQFIESYVCRMCSRGDEDDKLLLCDGCDDNYHIFCLLPPLPEIPKGVWRCPKCVMAECKRPPEAFGFEQATREYTLQSFGEMADSFKADYFNMPVHMVPTELVEKEFWRLVNSIEEDVTVEYGADIHSKEFGSGFPVSDSKRHLTPEEEEYATSGWNLNVMPVLEQSVLCHINADISGMKVPWLYVGMVFSAFCWHIEDHWSYSINYLHWGEPKTWYGVPSLAAEHLEEVMKKLTPELFDSQPDLLHQLVTLMNPNTLMSHGVPVVRTNQCAGEFVITFPRAYHSGFNQGYNFAEAVNFCTADWLPAGRQCIEHYRRLRRYCVFSHEELICKMAACPEKLDLNLAAAVHKEMFIMVQEERRLRKALLEKGITEAEREAFELLPDDERQCIKCKTTCFLSALACYDCPDGLVCLSHINDLCKCSSSRQYLRYRYTLDELPAMLHKLKVRAESFDTWANKVRVALEVEDGRKRSLEELRALESEARERRFPNSELLQRLKNCLSEAEACVSRALGLVSGQEAGPYRVAGLQMTLAELRAFLDQMNNLPCAMHQIGDVKGILEQVEAYQVEAREALASLPSSPGLLQSLLERGRQLGVEVPEAQQLQRQVEQARWLDEMKRTLAPSARRGTLAVMRGLLVAGASVAPSPAVDKARAELQELLTIAERWEEKAHLCLEARQKHPPATLEAIIHEAENIPVHLPNIQALKEALAKARAWIADVDEIQNGDHYPCLDDLEGLVAVGRDLPVGLEELRQLELQVLTAHSWREKASKTFLKKNSCYTLLEVLCPCADAGSDSTKRSRWMEKELGLYKSDTELLGLSAQDLRDPGSVIVAFKEGEQKEKEGILQLRRTNSAKPSPLASSTTASSASSICVCGQVPAGVGALQCDLCQDWFHGRCVSVPRLLSSPRPSPTSSPLLAWWEWDTKFLCPLCMRSRRPRLETILALLVALQRLPVRLPEGEALQCLTERAISWQGRARQALASEDVTALLGRLAELRQRLQAEPRPEEPPTYPSAPASDPLREGSGKDMPKVQGLLENGDSMTSPEKVAPGEGSDLELLSSLLPQLTGPVLELPEATRAPLEELMLEGDLLEVTLDENHSIWQLLQAGQPPNLERIRTLLELEKAERHGSRARGRALERRRRRKVDRGGEGDDPAREELEPKRVRSSGPEAEEAQEEEELEEETGGEGPPLPTTDSPGTQENQNGLEPALGASSGSSAPFSTLTPRLHVPCPQQPPQQQL from the exons ATGGAGCCGGGGTCTGACGACTTCCTACCGCCGCCGGAGTGCCCGGTGTTCGAGCCTAGCTGGGCGGAGTTCCGAGACCCTCTCGGCTACATTGCGAAAATCAGGCCCATCGCCGAGAAGTCGGGCATTTGCAAGATCCGCCCACCCGCG GACTGGCAGCCACCCTTTGCTGTAGAAGTGGACAACTTCAGGTTTACTCCCCGAATCCAGAGGCTGAATGAACTAGAG GCCCAGACGAGAGTGAAACTGAACTACTTGGATCAGATTGCCAAATTCTGGGAAATCCAGGGCTCCTCCTTAAAGATTCCCAATGTAGAACGGCGGATCTTGGACCTCTACAGCCTCAGCAAA ATCGTGGTGGAGGAAGGTGGCTACGAAGCCATCTGCAAGGACCGTCGATGGGCTCGGGTGGCCCAGCGCCTCAACTACCCACCAGGCAAAAACATTGGCTCCCTGCTACGCTCCCACTATGAACGCATCGTTTACCCCTATGAGATGTACCAGTCTGGAGCCAACCTGGTG CAGTGCAACACACGTCCATTTGATAATGAGGAGAAGGACAAGGAATACAAACCCCACAGTATCCCCCTTCGACAGTCTGTGCAGCCCTCCAAGTTCAACAGCTATGGCCGGCGAGCCAAGAGACTGCAGCCTGAT cCGGAACCCACAGAGGAAGACATTGAAAAGAATCCTGAGCTGAAGAAGCTTCAGATCTATGGGGCAGGCCCCAAGATGATGGGCCTGGGCCTCATGGCCAAGGATAAGACTCTGCGGAAAAAAG ATAAGGAAGGGCCCGAGTGCCCCCCGACCATAGTGGTGAAGGAGGAGTCAGGTGGGGACGTGAAGGTGGAGTCACCCTCACCCAAGACCTTCCTGGAGAGCAAGGAGGAGCTGAGTCACAGCCCAGAGCCCTGCACCAAGATGACCATGAGGCTGCGGAGGAACCACAGCAATGCCCAGTTT ATTGAGTCATATGTATGCCGAATGTGTTCCCGAGGGGATGAGGATGACAAGCTCCTGCTGTGTGATGGCTGTGATGACAACTACCACATCTTCTGCTTGCTGCCTCCTTTGCCTGAGATTCCCAAGGGTGTCTGGCGGTGCCCAAAGTGTGTCATGGCG GAGTGTAAGCGCCCCCCCGAAGCCTTTGGCTTTGAGCAGGCTACCCGGGAATACACTCTGCAGAGCTTTGGCGAGATGGCTGACTCCTTTAAAGCCGATTACTTCAACATGCCCGTACAC ATGGTGCCCACAGAACTTGTGGAGAAGGAATTCTGGCGGCTGGTGAATAGCATTGAGGAAGATGTGACTGTTGAGTATGGGGCTGACATCCATTCCAAAGAATTTGGTAGCGGTTTCCCCGTCAGTGACAGTAAGCGGCACCTAACCCCTGAGGAGGAG GAGTATGCTACTAGTGGTTGGAACCTGAATGTGATGCCGGTGTTGGAGCAGTCCGTACTGTGCCACATCAATGCAGATATCTCCGGCATGAAGGTGCCCTGGCTCTATGTGGGCATGGTCTTCTCAGCCTTTTGCTGGCATATTGAGGATCACTGGAGTTACTCCATTAACTACCTCCACTG GGGTGAGCCGAAGACCTGGTATGGGGTACCCTCACTTGCAGCAGAACATTTGGAAGAGGTGATGAAGAAGCTGACACCTGAGCTCTTTGATAGCCAGCCTGACCTTCTGCACCAACTTGTCACCCTCATGAATCCCAACACCCTCATGTCCCATGGTGTGCCG GTTGTCCGCACAAACCAGTGTGCAGGAGAATTTGTCATTACCTTCCCTCGTGCTTACCACAGTGGCTTTAACCAAGGCTACAACTTTGCTGAGGCTGTCAACTTTTGCACTGCTGACTGG CTGCCGGCTGGGCGCCAGTGCATTGAGCACTACCGCCGGCTCCGAAGATACTGTGTCTTCTCCCATGAGGAACTCATCTGCAAGATGGCTGCCTGTCCAGAGAAGCTGGACCTGAACCTGGCAGCAGCTGTGCACAAGGAGATGTTCATCATGGTGCAGGAGGAGCGGCGTCTACGAAAGGCCCTGCTAGAGAag GGCATCACGGAAGCTGAGCGAGAGGCTTTTGAGCTGCTCCCGGATGATGAGCGTCAGTGCATCAAGTGCAAGACCACGTGCTTTCTATCAGCCCTAGCCTGCTATGACTGCCCAGACGGCCTTGTCTGCCTTTCCCACATCAATGACCTCTGCAAGTGCTCCAGTAGCCGGCAGTACCTGCG ATATCGGTACACCTTGGATGAGCTCCCTGCCATGCTCCATAAGCTGAAGGTCCGGGCTGAGTCCTTTGACACCTGGGCCAACAAAGTGCGAGTGGCCCTGGAGGTGGAGGATGGGCGGAAGCGCA GCCTTGAAGAGCTGAGGGCACTAGAGTCTGAGGCCCGTGAGCGGAGATTTCCTAACAGTGAGCTGCTGCAGCGACTAAAGAACTGCCTGAGCGAGGCAGAGGCTTGCGTGTCCCGGGCTCTGGGGCTGGTCAGCGGCCAGGAAGCTGG CCCCTACAGGGTGGCTGGTCTACAGATGACCCTGGCTGAGCTCCGGGCCTTTCTGGACCAGATGAACAACCTGCCTTGTGCCATGCACCAGATTGGGGATGTCAAG GGTATTCTGGAACAGGTGGAAGCCTACCAGGTTGAAGCCCGTGAGGCCCTGGCCTCATTGCCCTCCAGTCCGGGGCTCCTGCAGTCCCTGCTGGAGAGAGGGCGGCAGCTGGGGGTGGAGGTACCTGAGGCCCAGCAGCTCCAGCGGCAGGTGGAACAGGCGCGATGGCTGGATGAGATGAAACGCACACTGGCCCCCTCAGCCCGAAGGGGCACCCTGGCTGTCATGCGGGGACTGTTGGTCGCGGGTGCCAGTGTAGCCCCTAGCCCTGCTGTGGACAAGGCCCGAGCTGAACTGCAGGAGCTACTGACCATCGCTGAACGCTGGGAGGAGAAGGCCCATCTCTGCCTGGAGGCCAG GCAGAAGCATCCACCAGCCACGCTTGAGGCCATAATTCATGAGGCAGAAAACATCCCTGTTCACCTGCCCAACATCCAGGCTCTCAAGGAGGCTCTTGCTAAGGCCCGGGCCTGGATTGCTGATGTGGACGAGATCCAA AATGGTGATCACTACCCCTGCCTGGATGACTTGGAGGGCCTGGTGGCTGTTGGCCGGGACCTACCTGTGGGGTTGGAGGAGCTGAGACAGCTAGAGCTGCAGGTACTGACGGCGCACTCCTGGAGGGAGAAGGCTTCCAAGACCTTTCTCAAGAAGAATTCTTGCTACACTCTGCTGGAG GTGCTCTGCCCGTGTGCAGACGCCGGCTCAGACAGCACCAAGCGCAGCCGGTGGATGGAGAAGGAGCTGGGGTTGTACAAATCTGACACAGAGTTGCTGGGGCTGTCTGCGCAGgacctcagggacccaggctctgtG ATCGTGGCCTTCAAGGAGGGGGaacagaaggagaaggagggaatTCTGCAGCTGCGTCGCACCAACTCCGCCAAGCCCAGTCCACTGGCATCATCGACCACAGCTTCCTCTGCATCCTCCATCTGTGTGTGTGGGCAGGTGCCAGCCGGGGTGGGAGCTCTACAGTGTGACCTGTGTCAGGACTGGTTCCATGGGCGATGTGTGTCGGTACCCCGCCTCCTCAGTTCCCCAAGGCCCAGTCCCACCTCATCCCCACTGCTGGCCTGGTGGGAGTGGGACACCAAATTCTTGTGTCCGCTGTGCATGCGCTCACGGCGCCCACGCCTGGAGACCATCCTGGCACTGCTGGTAGCGCTGCAGAGACTGCCTGTGCGGCTGCCTGAGGGTGAGGCCCTGCAGTGCCTCACAGAGAGGGCCATCAGCTGGCAAGGCCGTGCCAGGCAGGCTCTGGCCTCTGAGGATGTGACTGCTCTGTTGGGACGGCTGGCCGAGCTTCGCCAGCGGCTGCAGGCTGAACCCAGGCCCGAGGAGCCCCCTACCTACCCTTCAGCCCCTGCCTCTGACCCTCTCAGAGAAGGCAGTGGCAAGGATATGCCTAAG GTGCAGGGGTTGCTGGAGAATGGAGACAGCATGACCAGTCCTGAGAAGGTAGCCCCGGGGGAGGGCTCAG ACCTGGAGCTGCTGTCCTCGCTGTTGCCACAGTTGACTGGCCCTGTGTTGGAGCTGCCTGAGGCAACCCGGGCCCCCCTGGAGGAGCTCATGTTGGAGGGGGATCTGCTTGAGGTGACCCTGGATGAGAACCACAGCATCTGGCAGCTGCTGCAGGCTGGGCAGCCTCCAAACCTGGAGCGGATCCGCACACTTCtggag CTGGAGAAGGCAGAGCGCCATGGGAGCCGAGCACGGGGCCGGGCGCTggagaggcggcggcggcggaaggTGGATCGGGGTGGGGAGGGCGATGACCCAGCCCGAGAGGAGCTAGAGCCAAAGAGGGTACGGAGCTCAGGGCCAGAGGCTGaggaggcccaggaggaggaggagctggaggaggagacTGGGGGTGAGGGCCCACCCCTGCCCACCACTGACAGCCCCGGCACCCAGGAGAACCAGAATGGCTTGGAGCCGGCGCTAGGGGCCAGTTCAGGCTCCTCGGCCCCTTTCTCCACTTTGACTCCCCGGCTGCACGTGCCCTGCCCGCAGCAGCCGCCTCAGCAACAGTTGTGA
- the KDM5C gene encoding lysine-specific demethylase 5C isoform X1, giving the protein MEPGSDDFLPPPECPVFEPSWAEFRDPLGYIAKIRPIAEKSGICKIRPPADWQPPFAVEVDNFRFTPRIQRLNELEAQTRVKLNYLDQIAKFWEIQGSSLKIPNVERRILDLYSLSKIVVEEGGYEAICKDRRWARVAQRLNYPPGKNIGSLLRSHYERIVYPYEMYQSGANLVQCNTRPFDNEEKDKEYKPHSIPLRQSVQPSKFNSYGRRAKRLQPDPEPTEEDIEKNPELKKLQIYGAGPKMMGLGLMAKDKTLRKKDKEGPECPPTIVVKEESGGDVKVESPSPKTFLESKEELSHSPEPCTKMTMRLRRNHSNAQFIESYVCRMCSRGDEDDKLLLCDGCDDNYHIFCLLPPLPEIPKGVWRCPKCVMAECKRPPEAFGFEQATREYTLQSFGEMADSFKADYFNMPVHMVPTELVEKEFWRLVNSIEEDVTVEYGADIHSKEFGSGFPVSDSKRHLTPEEEEYATSGWNLNVMPVLEQSVLCHINADISGMKVPWLYVGMVFSAFCWHIEDHWSYSINYLHWGEPKTWYGVPSLAAEHLEEVMKKLTPELFDSQPDLLHQLVTLMNPNTLMSHGVPVVRTNQCAGEFVITFPRAYHSGFNQGYNFAEAVNFCTADWLPAGRQCIEHYRRLRRYCVFSHEELICKMAACPEKLDLNLAAAVHKEMFIMVQEERRLRKALLEKGITEAEREAFELLPDDERQCIKCKTTCFLSALACYDCPDGLVCLSHINDLCKCSSSRQYLRYRYTLDELPAMLHKLKVRAESFDTWANKVRVALEVEDGRKRSLEELRALESEARERRFPNSELLQRLKNCLSEAEACVSRALGLVSGQEAGPYRVAGLQMTLAELRAFLDQMNNLPCAMHQIGDVKGILEQVEAYQVEAREALASLPSSPGLLQSLLERGRQLGVEVPEAQQLQRQVEQARWLDEMKRTLAPSARRGTLAVMRGLLVAGASVAPSPAVDKARAELQELLTIAERWEEKAHLCLEARQKHPPATLEAIIHEAENIPVHLPNIQALKEALAKARAWIADVDEIQNGDHYPCLDDLEGLVAVGRDLPVGLEELRQLELQVLTAHSWREKASKTFLKKNSCYTLLEVLCPCADAGSDSTKRSRWMEKELGLYKSDTELLGLSAQDLRDPGSVIVAFKEGEQKEKEGILQLRRTNSAKPSPLASSTTASSASSICVCGQVPAGVGALQCDLCQDWFHGRCVSVPRLLSSPRPSPTSSPLLAWWEWDTKFLCPLCMRSRRPRLETILALLVALQRLPVRLPEGEALQCLTERAISWQGRARQALASEDVTALLGRLAELRQRLQAEPRPEEPPTYPSAPASDPLREGSGKDMPKVQGLLENGDSMTSPEKVAPGEGSGKRDLELLSSLLPQLTGPVLELPEATRAPLEELMLEGDLLEVTLDENHSIWQLLQAGQPPNLERIRTLLELEKAERHGSRARGRALERRRRRKVDRGGEGDDPAREELEPKRVRSSGPEAEEAQEEEELEEETGGEGPPLPTTDSPGTQENQNGLEPALGASSGSSAPFSTLTPRLHVPCPQQPPQQQL; this is encoded by the exons ATGGAGCCGGGGTCTGACGACTTCCTACCGCCGCCGGAGTGCCCGGTGTTCGAGCCTAGCTGGGCGGAGTTCCGAGACCCTCTCGGCTACATTGCGAAAATCAGGCCCATCGCCGAGAAGTCGGGCATTTGCAAGATCCGCCCACCCGCG GACTGGCAGCCACCCTTTGCTGTAGAAGTGGACAACTTCAGGTTTACTCCCCGAATCCAGAGGCTGAATGAACTAGAG GCCCAGACGAGAGTGAAACTGAACTACTTGGATCAGATTGCCAAATTCTGGGAAATCCAGGGCTCCTCCTTAAAGATTCCCAATGTAGAACGGCGGATCTTGGACCTCTACAGCCTCAGCAAA ATCGTGGTGGAGGAAGGTGGCTACGAAGCCATCTGCAAGGACCGTCGATGGGCTCGGGTGGCCCAGCGCCTCAACTACCCACCAGGCAAAAACATTGGCTCCCTGCTACGCTCCCACTATGAACGCATCGTTTACCCCTATGAGATGTACCAGTCTGGAGCCAACCTGGTG CAGTGCAACACACGTCCATTTGATAATGAGGAGAAGGACAAGGAATACAAACCCCACAGTATCCCCCTTCGACAGTCTGTGCAGCCCTCCAAGTTCAACAGCTATGGCCGGCGAGCCAAGAGACTGCAGCCTGAT cCGGAACCCACAGAGGAAGACATTGAAAAGAATCCTGAGCTGAAGAAGCTTCAGATCTATGGGGCAGGCCCCAAGATGATGGGCCTGGGCCTCATGGCCAAGGATAAGACTCTGCGGAAAAAAG ATAAGGAAGGGCCCGAGTGCCCCCCGACCATAGTGGTGAAGGAGGAGTCAGGTGGGGACGTGAAGGTGGAGTCACCCTCACCCAAGACCTTCCTGGAGAGCAAGGAGGAGCTGAGTCACAGCCCAGAGCCCTGCACCAAGATGACCATGAGGCTGCGGAGGAACCACAGCAATGCCCAGTTT ATTGAGTCATATGTATGCCGAATGTGTTCCCGAGGGGATGAGGATGACAAGCTCCTGCTGTGTGATGGCTGTGATGACAACTACCACATCTTCTGCTTGCTGCCTCCTTTGCCTGAGATTCCCAAGGGTGTCTGGCGGTGCCCAAAGTGTGTCATGGCG GAGTGTAAGCGCCCCCCCGAAGCCTTTGGCTTTGAGCAGGCTACCCGGGAATACACTCTGCAGAGCTTTGGCGAGATGGCTGACTCCTTTAAAGCCGATTACTTCAACATGCCCGTACAC ATGGTGCCCACAGAACTTGTGGAGAAGGAATTCTGGCGGCTGGTGAATAGCATTGAGGAAGATGTGACTGTTGAGTATGGGGCTGACATCCATTCCAAAGAATTTGGTAGCGGTTTCCCCGTCAGTGACAGTAAGCGGCACCTAACCCCTGAGGAGGAG GAGTATGCTACTAGTGGTTGGAACCTGAATGTGATGCCGGTGTTGGAGCAGTCCGTACTGTGCCACATCAATGCAGATATCTCCGGCATGAAGGTGCCCTGGCTCTATGTGGGCATGGTCTTCTCAGCCTTTTGCTGGCATATTGAGGATCACTGGAGTTACTCCATTAACTACCTCCACTG GGGTGAGCCGAAGACCTGGTATGGGGTACCCTCACTTGCAGCAGAACATTTGGAAGAGGTGATGAAGAAGCTGACACCTGAGCTCTTTGATAGCCAGCCTGACCTTCTGCACCAACTTGTCACCCTCATGAATCCCAACACCCTCATGTCCCATGGTGTGCCG GTTGTCCGCACAAACCAGTGTGCAGGAGAATTTGTCATTACCTTCCCTCGTGCTTACCACAGTGGCTTTAACCAAGGCTACAACTTTGCTGAGGCTGTCAACTTTTGCACTGCTGACTGG CTGCCGGCTGGGCGCCAGTGCATTGAGCACTACCGCCGGCTCCGAAGATACTGTGTCTTCTCCCATGAGGAACTCATCTGCAAGATGGCTGCCTGTCCAGAGAAGCTGGACCTGAACCTGGCAGCAGCTGTGCACAAGGAGATGTTCATCATGGTGCAGGAGGAGCGGCGTCTACGAAAGGCCCTGCTAGAGAag GGCATCACGGAAGCTGAGCGAGAGGCTTTTGAGCTGCTCCCGGATGATGAGCGTCAGTGCATCAAGTGCAAGACCACGTGCTTTCTATCAGCCCTAGCCTGCTATGACTGCCCAGACGGCCTTGTCTGCCTTTCCCACATCAATGACCTCTGCAAGTGCTCCAGTAGCCGGCAGTACCTGCG ATATCGGTACACCTTGGATGAGCTCCCTGCCATGCTCCATAAGCTGAAGGTCCGGGCTGAGTCCTTTGACACCTGGGCCAACAAAGTGCGAGTGGCCCTGGAGGTGGAGGATGGGCGGAAGCGCA GCCTTGAAGAGCTGAGGGCACTAGAGTCTGAGGCCCGTGAGCGGAGATTTCCTAACAGTGAGCTGCTGCAGCGACTAAAGAACTGCCTGAGCGAGGCAGAGGCTTGCGTGTCCCGGGCTCTGGGGCTGGTCAGCGGCCAGGAAGCTGG CCCCTACAGGGTGGCTGGTCTACAGATGACCCTGGCTGAGCTCCGGGCCTTTCTGGACCAGATGAACAACCTGCCTTGTGCCATGCACCAGATTGGGGATGTCAAG GGTATTCTGGAACAGGTGGAAGCCTACCAGGTTGAAGCCCGTGAGGCCCTGGCCTCATTGCCCTCCAGTCCGGGGCTCCTGCAGTCCCTGCTGGAGAGAGGGCGGCAGCTGGGGGTGGAGGTACCTGAGGCCCAGCAGCTCCAGCGGCAGGTGGAACAGGCGCGATGGCTGGATGAGATGAAACGCACACTGGCCCCCTCAGCCCGAAGGGGCACCCTGGCTGTCATGCGGGGACTGTTGGTCGCGGGTGCCAGTGTAGCCCCTAGCCCTGCTGTGGACAAGGCCCGAGCTGAACTGCAGGAGCTACTGACCATCGCTGAACGCTGGGAGGAGAAGGCCCATCTCTGCCTGGAGGCCAG GCAGAAGCATCCACCAGCCACGCTTGAGGCCATAATTCATGAGGCAGAAAACATCCCTGTTCACCTGCCCAACATCCAGGCTCTCAAGGAGGCTCTTGCTAAGGCCCGGGCCTGGATTGCTGATGTGGACGAGATCCAA AATGGTGATCACTACCCCTGCCTGGATGACTTGGAGGGCCTGGTGGCTGTTGGCCGGGACCTACCTGTGGGGTTGGAGGAGCTGAGACAGCTAGAGCTGCAGGTACTGACGGCGCACTCCTGGAGGGAGAAGGCTTCCAAGACCTTTCTCAAGAAGAATTCTTGCTACACTCTGCTGGAG GTGCTCTGCCCGTGTGCAGACGCCGGCTCAGACAGCACCAAGCGCAGCCGGTGGATGGAGAAGGAGCTGGGGTTGTACAAATCTGACACAGAGTTGCTGGGGCTGTCTGCGCAGgacctcagggacccaggctctgtG ATCGTGGCCTTCAAGGAGGGGGaacagaaggagaaggagggaatTCTGCAGCTGCGTCGCACCAACTCCGCCAAGCCCAGTCCACTGGCATCATCGACCACAGCTTCCTCTGCATCCTCCATCTGTGTGTGTGGGCAGGTGCCAGCCGGGGTGGGAGCTCTACAGTGTGACCTGTGTCAGGACTGGTTCCATGGGCGATGTGTGTCGGTACCCCGCCTCCTCAGTTCCCCAAGGCCCAGTCCCACCTCATCCCCACTGCTGGCCTGGTGGGAGTGGGACACCAAATTCTTGTGTCCGCTGTGCATGCGCTCACGGCGCCCACGCCTGGAGACCATCCTGGCACTGCTGGTAGCGCTGCAGAGACTGCCTGTGCGGCTGCCTGAGGGTGAGGCCCTGCAGTGCCTCACAGAGAGGGCCATCAGCTGGCAAGGCCGTGCCAGGCAGGCTCTGGCCTCTGAGGATGTGACTGCTCTGTTGGGACGGCTGGCCGAGCTTCGCCAGCGGCTGCAGGCTGAACCCAGGCCCGAGGAGCCCCCTACCTACCCTTCAGCCCCTGCCTCTGACCCTCTCAGAGAAGGCAGTGGCAAGGATATGCCTAAG GTGCAGGGGTTGCTGGAGAATGGAGACAGCATGACCAGTCCTGAGAAGGTAGCCCCGGGGGAGGGCTCAGGTAAGAGAG ACCTGGAGCTGCTGTCCTCGCTGTTGCCACAGTTGACTGGCCCTGTGTTGGAGCTGCCTGAGGCAACCCGGGCCCCCCTGGAGGAGCTCATGTTGGAGGGGGATCTGCTTGAGGTGACCCTGGATGAGAACCACAGCATCTGGCAGCTGCTGCAGGCTGGGCAGCCTCCAAACCTGGAGCGGATCCGCACACTTCtggag CTGGAGAAGGCAGAGCGCCATGGGAGCCGAGCACGGGGCCGGGCGCTggagaggcggcggcggcggaaggTGGATCGGGGTGGGGAGGGCGATGACCCAGCCCGAGAGGAGCTAGAGCCAAAGAGGGTACGGAGCTCAGGGCCAGAGGCTGaggaggcccaggaggaggaggagctggaggaggagacTGGGGGTGAGGGCCCACCCCTGCCCACCACTGACAGCCCCGGCACCCAGGAGAACCAGAATGGCTTGGAGCCGGCGCTAGGGGCCAGTTCAGGCTCCTCGGCCCCTTTCTCCACTTTGACTCCCCGGCTGCACGTGCCCTGCCCGCAGCAGCCGCCTCAGCAACAGTTGTGA